The DNA segment CATCTCTGTCTTCTGGGTATCCCACGTCGATTCGCCAGCCATCCATCCGGATCGCGTCGATAGTTCGCCCGGACTGGATCAACAGGTCGATTGCGTCAGGGAGCTCGTACTCGCCGCGGTCGGAGGGCTGGACGAGGTGACACGCGTGGAAGATGGCCGGCGTAAACGTGTAAAAGCCAGTCATCACGAGGTTAGATGGTGGCTCATCGGGCTTCTCCATCACCTCGACGATCTCGCCGTACTCGTTCGTGTCGAGGACCCCGTACCGGGAGGCTTCCTCCCAGGGGACTTCTTCGACGAGGAAGGCTGCGTCAGCACGCTCTTCTTGCTGGCGATTGATCACGTCGCCGAGGTTTCCGCGGAAGACGTTGTCCCCGAGCATCAGCACGAAATCGTCGTCGATGTGGGGTTCTGCCTGGAGGATAGCGTGTGCGAGACCCAGCTGTTCGCGCTGGTGGGCATAGGTGATCGGTATGTCTTCGTAAGCATCGCCGTAGCGCTCGATGATCTGCTCTTTGAGATGACCGACGACGACCACGAACTCGGTGACGCCAATCTCGATGAGGTTGTCGAAGACGTCCTCGAGGAGAGGCTTGTCGTCGACTTCCACGAGCGCCTTCGGCTTGTCATCGGTGAGCGGCTCGAGCCGCGTGCCTTTGCCGGCGGCGAGGACGACAGCTTGCATTGTTAGCATGACTTGGGTCTTTTGCCATATACTTTGTGAGCGAACCCTCTGTCGTGCTTTCGTCGTACAACCGAAGCAGTAGCACGTTGCGATTAATGCTGAACCCCCTGTAAGCCACCTAATAATCAAGAAGTGAAACAAGGCCTTATTGCCGACACTCGGTAATGGCCGGTATCTACTCGTCGCCCCTTCGAAGAGTTGATAGCCGAGGCTGATGTACCCCGTCTCCCAGATCGGCATTACATCCATTAACTGCTCTACTCGCCGGATTGAACCGTTTTGTCTTCCTCCACCGCTGGATACGGGACGGCATTCGACACACCAAATTGGCCGTCTCGGATACGACCGGTGAGGCCGATTGTTTGCTCGAGAGCCGGTATATTTCGCCCTTCTGCTGGCTTGACGTCGAGCGACTCTTCATATGGGGTAGCACGGACCGTCACTGCCACGAATATTGTATCCGAAATATAACGACAGGCGACATCTCGTCAGTCAGCGCCCTCACCGAACTATATAAAATTCATCTATTATTTTCACCGGGCAGACCA comes from the Natronosalvus amylolyticus genome and includes:
- the aglF gene encoding UTP--glucose-1-phosphate uridylyltransferase AglF, whose product is MQAVVLAAGKGTRLEPLTDDKPKALVEVDDKPLLEDVFDNLIEIGVTEFVVVVGHLKEQIIERYGDAYEDIPITYAHQREQLGLAHAILQAEPHIDDDFVLMLGDNVFRGNLGDVINRQQEERADAAFLVEEVPWEEASRYGVLDTNEYGEIVEVMEKPDEPPSNLVMTGFYTFTPAIFHACHLVQPSDRGEYELPDAIDLLIQSGRTIDAIRMDGWRIDVGYPEDRDEAEERLSDEPELAITD